In the Candidatus Ancaeobacter aquaticus genome, one interval contains:
- a CDS encoding ribose-phosphate pyrophosphokinase, whose amino-acid sequence MKDALKIFSGNANPDLTQKIADYIGVEVGKAEVTQFSEGEIFVKIQENVRGRDVFVVQPTCPPSNDSFMELLIMIDALRRASASRITAVIPYYGYARQDRKDQPRVPITAKLVANLITAAGTDRVLCLDLHTDQIQGFFDIPVDNLYAATVFADEFKSMGLKDVTVVSPDVGGIKSARAFAKRLGADLAVVDKRRVNSEQAEVMNIMGDVEGRNIVIVDDIISTAGSVTEAAQALKNRGAKDIYCCISHPVLVGPALERIGKSPIKTLNVTDSIPIGDKVQEKRIQVLTVAKLLGEAIMRIHKNESVSSLFA is encoded by the coding sequence TAAAGATCTTTTCTGGTAATGCAAATCCGGATCTTACTCAAAAAATTGCTGATTATATTGGTGTTGAAGTAGGAAAAGCAGAAGTAACACAATTCAGTGAGGGTGAGATTTTTGTTAAAATTCAAGAAAATGTGAGAGGAAGAGATGTCTTTGTTGTTCAGCCGACATGTCCCCCGTCAAATGATAGTTTTATGGAGCTTTTGATCATGATCGATGCTTTGAGAAGAGCATCAGCATCCCGAATAACAGCCGTTATTCCCTACTATGGATATGCACGCCAGGACAGAAAAGATCAGCCTCGTGTCCCTATTACCGCTAAACTTGTTGCGAACCTTATTACTGCAGCAGGGACTGATAGGGTGTTATGTCTTGATTTGCATACTGACCAGATTCAAGGCTTTTTTGATATTCCGGTTGATAATCTATATGCAGCGACTGTGTTTGCAGACGAATTTAAGAGTATGGGATTAAAAGATGTAACCGTAGTATCACCTGATGTTGGTGGGATTAAGTCTGCCCGCGCATTTGCAAAACGTTTAGGCGCAGATCTTGCTGTTGTTGATAAACGCAGAGTGAATTCGGAACAAGCTGAAGTGATGAATATCATGGGTGATGTTGAAGGGAGGAATATTGTAATAGTCGATGATATTATTTCGACTGCTGGTTCTGTTACAGAAGCTGCGCAAGCACTCAAAAATCGTGGCGCAAAAGATATATATTGCTGTATATCGCACCCGGTTTTGGTGGGGCCTGCACTTGAACGCATAGGAAAATCTCCCATAAAAACATTGAATGTCACCGATAGTATTCCTATTGGTGATAAAGTCCAAGAAAAGAGAATCCAGGTTCTTACCGTTGCGAAACTTTTGGGCGAGGCAATTATGAGAATACATAAAAACGAATCAGTGAGCTCATTGTTTGCATAA
- a CDS encoding 50S ribosomal protein L25/general stress protein Ctc: MAQIELKVQLRVDKTKGELNDMRYEGLVPAIVYGQGKDPVMIQLNEREFAKVMRQSGSENLIIRLAIEGAEAEKEKDVILQEVQRHPIAETILHVDFHEISLKDKIKVNVPIHETGDAVGVEKSGGVLEHGLREIEVECLPTEIPEKIDIDISALEIGQALYVKDLPVTENVVVLTDPELPVFSVSAPKAEEEEKPAEEGETAEPEVIREKKPEGEEEEQKEDTK; the protein is encoded by the coding sequence ATGGCACAAATTGAATTGAAGGTACAATTACGAGTAGATAAAACAAAAGGCGAGTTGAATGATATGCGGTACGAAGGACTTGTTCCCGCTATTGTGTATGGTCAAGGGAAAGATCCTGTGATGATTCAGCTTAATGAGCGGGAGTTTGCTAAAGTGATGAGACAGTCAGGTAGTGAAAATCTTATTATCAGACTTGCAATTGAAGGGGCAGAGGCGGAAAAAGAAAAAGATGTTATTTTGCAGGAAGTACAGCGCCATCCGATTGCTGAAACAATACTGCACGTTGATTTTCATGAAATATCTCTTAAGGATAAAATCAAGGTAAACGTGCCGATCCATGAGACAGGAGATGCGGTCGGTGTTGAAAAATCAGGCGGTGTTCTTGAACACGGGTTGCGAGAAATTGAAGTAGAATGTTTGCCGACAGAAATTCCTGAAAAAATCGATATTGATATTTCAGCACTTGAAATCGGACAGGCGTTATATGTAAAAGATTTACCGGTTACGGAAAATGTCGTGGTATTAACTGATCCTGAACTTCCGGTATTTTCAGTGTCCGCACCAAAGGCTGAAGAGGAAGAAAAACCGGCTGAAGAAGGTGAAACAGCTGAGCCTGAAGTTATTAGAGAGAAGAAGCCTGAGGGCGAAGAAGAAGAGCAAAAAGAAGATACTAAATAA
- the pth gene encoding aminoacyl-tRNA hydrolase, translating into MKIIFGLGNPGLRYKKTRHNIGFRILDEVASSHRAKFTKDRKRQAYIAKIHSGGQTVILVKPLSYMNLSGDVVSKCLAFFDVDITDSIVVVDDIHLKTGSIRVRERGGSGGHNGLASIQKSLSTNHYVRVRYGVKNESVYPLNVPDYVLGKFTKDEERINLNRIKDAAEALETILSQGLLPAMDRYNQKQQAG; encoded by the coding sequence GTGAAGATAATCTTTGGACTTGGTAATCCAGGCCTGCGCTATAAAAAGACGCGCCATAACATTGGTTTTAGGATCTTGGATGAGGTTGCCAGTAGTCATCGTGCCAAGTTTACCAAGGATAGAAAGCGCCAAGCATATATTGCGAAAATACATTCCGGGGGGCAGACGGTTATCCTGGTAAAACCGCTTTCATATATGAACTTGAGCGGTGATGTTGTTTCAAAGTGTTTAGCGTTCTTTGATGTGGATATAACTGACAGCATTGTTGTTGTTGATGATATACATCTTAAGACGGGCAGTATTCGGGTAAGAGAACGTGGTGGTTCCGGCGGGCATAATGGCCTTGCGTCCATACAGAAAAGTCTCAGTACAAACCATTATGTGCGCGTACGTTATGGTGTAAAAAATGAGAGTGTGTATCCTCTGAATGTACCTGATTATGTGTTGGGAAAATTCACGAAGGATGAGGAACGTATAAATTTAAATCGTATAAAAGATGCTGCAGAAGCTCTCGAAACGATACTATCGCAAGGTCTTTTACCGGCGATGGATCGTTATAATCAGAAACAACAGGCAGGATAG